The proteins below come from a single Acidobacteriota bacterium genomic window:
- a CDS encoding response regulator, whose protein sequence is MSHRILIVDDEMDTAQMLRVILESRNYLCSIASNGKDGLQLILDEKPDLVLMDYMMPIMTGVEAFKLLRRIESSTSNRPTPVIMLTAKSDNEDEQKELLDLGLRAYITKPFRYQMLLETIGKIVTEPH, encoded by the coding sequence ATGTCGCATAGGATTTTAATTGTTGACGATGAAATGGATACCGCACAGATGTTGCGGGTGATTTTAGAATCCCGGAATTATCTTTGCTCAATTGCTTCAAACGGGAAAGATGGTCTTCAACTCATTCTCGATGAAAAACCGGACCTGGTCTTGATGGATTACATGATGCCAATCATGACTGGGGTTGAAGCCTTCAAACTGCTCCGACGCATTGAATCCAGCACCAGCAACCGACCAACGCCGGTCATTATGCTGACGGCCAAATCTGATAATGAAGACGAACAGAAAGAACTGCTTGACCTTGGGCTGCGTGCCTACATCACCAAACCGTTCCGGTATCAAATGTTATTAGAGACTATCGGAAAAATCGTGACCGAACCTCATTAA
- a CDS encoding alpha/beta hydrolase, translated as MTLTDWKTRGKFFSYRGHQIFYRDEGAGFPVLCIHGFPTASWDWHCIWPELTSRFRVLALDMIGFGFSDKPHTYEYSILDQATLHETILNHLNIDRAHIFAHDYGDTVAQELLARFEDRSRHGQSGLEIVSVCFLNGGLFPEVHRARFIQKLLNSPLGPLIGKLITEEKFCRSLSAVFGAQTQPSAEELTAFWTLNSTNQGTQIAHKLIRYIGERKRFRERWVGTLQQTRVPLRVINGLADPVSGAHMVERYRELIPNPDVVGLEGIGHYPQVEAPAAVLEGFLNHVGKITQGKSKLAT; from the coding sequence ATGACATTAACTGACTGGAAAACTCGTGGAAAATTCTTTTCCTATCGTGGCCACCAGATTTTTTACCGTGACGAAGGTGCGGGATTCCCCGTCCTGTGCATTCATGGATTTCCAACCGCCTCGTGGGATTGGCACTGCATTTGGCCGGAATTGACCAGTCGGTTTCGGGTGCTCGCCCTGGATATGATCGGGTTTGGATTTTCTGACAAGCCTCACACTTATGAATACTCGATCCTTGACCAGGCCACTTTGCACGAAACAATCCTGAATCATCTCAACATTGACCGGGCGCATATTTTTGCCCACGACTATGGCGACACGGTGGCCCAGGAACTGCTGGCGCGCTTTGAAGATCGTTCCCGGCACGGTCAGTCAGGGTTAGAAATTGTGTCGGTTTGTTTTCTCAATGGAGGCTTGTTTCCAGAAGTCCATCGGGCCCGATTTATCCAAAAGCTCCTCAACTCACCACTTGGACCGTTGATTGGGAAACTGATTACCGAGGAAAAATTCTGTCGCAGCCTGTCGGCTGTTTTTGGTGCGCAAACACAACCTTCAGCCGAAGAATTGACCGCCTTTTGGACACTCAATTCCACCAATCAGGGAACACAGATTGCCCACAAATTGATCAGGTATATCGGTGAACGGAAACGATTTCGTGAACGCTGGGTGGGAACGCTCCAACAGACCAGGGTCCCGTTGCGGGTCATCAACGGGCTCGCGGATCCGGTTTCGGGCGCTCATATGGTCGAGCGGTATCGGGAATTGATCCCAAATCCAGATGTGGTTGGATTAGAAGGAATTGGGCATTATCCGCAGGTTGAGGCGCCGGCGGCGGTGCTCGAAGGATTTTTGAATCACGTGGGAAAAATCACACAGGGGAAGTCAAAACTGGCCACCTGA